In the genome of Sphaeramia orbicularis chromosome 13, fSphaOr1.1, whole genome shotgun sequence, one region contains:
- the LOC115431956 gene encoding trehalase-like isoform X2 → MTWRRCPDCSVLRFQTRMQDVGVFSLSLTLLLTCVNSAVPPPCDSEIYCSGPVLHQVQTAKLFDDDKYFVDMKLKAHPDVVLSAFHNLSSQSPNMTVSSENLRHFLSLYFDKPGTEFEPWTPPDWHDKPQFLGKIKDQQLQTWAEKIHHLWKLLGKKIGAGVKDHPELYSQIYTPHPVIVPGGRFRELYYWDSYWVINGLLLSEMTDTAHGMIQNFLHLVNRYGFVPNGGRIYYERRSQPPFLSLMVESYYQATKDKDFLRAALPALQREYQFWMQNRSVVLRVNGTEHVLNNFDVQVGLPRPESYTDDLELAEGLTDGSKEQLWMDLKAGAESGWDFSSRWFINSDGHNSGVLRDTRTSQILPADLNALLCRNEKTLASFHRILGDGDSAALYDQAAERRLEAMEAMLWDAERGAWFDYSLMTHSKHLEFYPSNLAPVWAACYSQPEMAEKAVQYLKGSGALQFPNGVPTSLHQSGQQWDYPNAWPPLQHMLIEGLSKLPSEDAQNLAFDLAQRWIRTNWLTYMKYEAMFEKNLSFSPS, encoded by the exons TGAAATTTACTGCAGCGGGCCCGTCttacatcaggtccaaacagcgAAACTGTTCGATGATGACAAGTACTTTGTTGACATGAAGCTGAAGGCACATCCTG ATGTGGTTTTATCAGCCTTCCACAACCTTTCCAGTCAATCACCAAACATGACCGTCTCGTCTGAAAACCTGCGACACTTCCTCAGTCTGTACTTTGACAAACCAGGGACAGAGTTCGAGCCGTGGACGCCACCGGACTGGCATGACAA ACCACAATTTTTGGGAAAAATCAAAGACCAACAACTCCAAACCTGGGCTGAAAAGATCCATCATCTGTGGAAGTTACTGGGCAAAAAG ATTGGTGCCGGTGTTAAAGATCACCCGGAGCTCTACTCGCAGATATACACTCCACATCCTGTCATCGTGCCTGGGGGGCGCTTCAGGGAGCTCTACTATTG GGACTCCTACTGGGTCATCAACGGGCTCCTGCTGTCGGAGATGACAGACACAGCCCATGGGATGATCCAAAACTTCCTCCACCTCGTCAACAG ATATGGCTTTGTTCCAAATGGTGGGCGGATTTACTATGAAAGGCGCAGCCAGCCTCCATTCCTCAGCCTAATGGTGGAGAGCTACTATCAAGCAACCAAGGATAAAGACTTCCTCAG AGCAGCTTTACCTGCTCTGCAGCGTGAATACCAGTTCTGGATGCAGAACCGCTCAGTGGTTTTGAGGGTAAATGGGACAGAGCATGTACTGAACAACTTTGACGTGCAGGTGGGGTTACCCAG GCCTGAGTCGTACACAGATGATCTGGAATTAGCTGAAGGACTTACTGATG GTTCTAAGGAGCAGTTGTGGATGGATCTGAAGGCCGGTGCAGAGTCTGGCTGGGACTTCTCATCCCGTTGGTTCATAAACAGTGACGGCCACAACAGCGGCGTCCTCAGAGACACCCGAACCAGCCAAATCCTGCCCGCTGACCTCAACGCCCTGCTGTGCCGCAACGAGAAAACGCTCGCTTCATTTCACCGCATCCTGG GTGATGGTGACTCAGCTGCACTGTACGACCAGGCTGCCGAGCGCAGACTGGAGGCGATGGAGGCGATGCTGTGGGACGCTGAGAGGGGGGCCTGGTTCGACTACAGCCTGATGACGCACTCCAAACACTTGGAATTTTACCCCTCCAACCTGGCACCTGTTTGGGCAGCGTGTTATTCTCAGCCTGAGATGGCAGAGAAGGCAGTGCAGTATCTAAAG GGGAGTGGTGCCCTCCAGTTCCCAAATGGAGTTCCGACGTCCCTCCATCAGTCTGGGCAGCAGTGGGACTACCCCAATGCTTGGCCCCCATTACAGCACATGCTCATTGAAG GTTTATCCAAACTGCCTTCAGAAGACGCTCAAAACCTGGCATTTGATTTGGCCCAGAGGTGGATCCGGACCAACTGGCTGACCTACATGAAGTACGAGGCCATGTTTGAGAAG AACTTGTCATTTTCTCCATCCTGA